GACAAGGGAATGACAAGAAAGGCGGCAATCCGACAAATATCGGCAGTGGGACGCAAACCCCAGCGCAAGGCAGCGGCATCCAACAGCTCGAACGTGCACAACTCGATCGCAAACCCCCCAAGGGAGCCTTCCAGCCGAGTCCTGATAGCCCACAAATGCCGAGTAGTGGTGGAGAAGCGGGGGCGGGTGGTCCAGGGGCTGGGAGTGGCACTGACCCACGTCTCTATGGAGAGCAGTCGATCTTGAATGATGGCTCAAAAAGTTTCCAACTTGCGCTCGAAACCACCCATGAGAAAACCCATAAAGGTGAAGAGTCAGAAACAGAAGATAAAGACGAAGGTGGCATTATCGAGAAATCGACCGGCGGTCTGAGCCAGCAGCAGTCTCTGGATGATACCATCCGCAAATCGCGTATTCCGGCTGAGTATGAAGATATTGTCAAACGTGTCTTTACCCGAGGAGAATCACGGTGAGTGAAGCCCCAGCTACCCAACTGATCAATGAGTTTCAGGAAACCTTTCGCCGCATCGAAAACGAACTCGCCAAAGTGGTGGTCGGTCATGGCGATTTGATCCGCAATATTCTCACCGCCTTCTTTGCTGGTGGGCACGTGCTGATTGAAGGTGTTCCAGGGACCGGCAAGACGCTCATCGTGCGCTCGCTCGCCGATGTGTTAAACCTCAGCTTTAATCGCATTCAGTTTACGGTCGACCTGATGCCGGCGGACATCACCGGTACACGCATGGTGATGGATCGCGATGATGGTCGGCGTGACTTCGTCTTTGTCGAAGGACCGGTCTTTGCACATGTCTTGTTGGCCGACGAAATTAACCGGTCGACGCCAAAGACTCAGGCGGCATTGCTTGAAGCAATGGCTGAACAACAGGTTACAGTGGCAGGGGCAACGTACCGTTTGCCGCCACCGTTCTTTGTCATGGCGACACTCAATCCGATCGAAATGGAAGGCACGTATCCGTTACCGGAGGCGCAACTGGACCGTTTCTTCTTTAAGGTACGCTTAACGTATCCTACGCACCAGGAAATCCAGCGCATTATTGGCTCCACGACCACCAACACGACTGAGGATTTGCGTCCCGTCTTCGAGCACGCTGAAGCGCCAGAAAAGATCCTCAGCTTACGACAACTCGTGCGCGACGTGTTAGTTGCTCCCCACATCGAAGAATATATCTCAGCACTGATCCATGCCACTATTCCCGCAGGAGCGAAATACCTCAGCACTGGCGACACAGCCAAGACAACGCTGGCAAAAGATGATTTCGTTAATCGCTATGTGAGCTTTGGCTCAAGCCCGCGAGGCGGCCAGACGTTGATGCTTGGGGCAAAGGTGTTAGCGCTGCTCGATGGCCGGGCCAATGTCAGCTACGATGACGTCGATCGTCTTGCGGTGCCAACCCTGAATCATCGGTTAGTCCTCAACTTTGCAGCTGAAGCCGAGAACATCGATCCTAACGACATTGTGACCCGGATCGTGCAGTCCGCTCGCAAAATTCGCCGGTAAACGTACGTACCCATGGGTGTCATCGATTCGACTTTTCTTCGTCAGCTTGATCGCTTGCGCGTCCGTGTGCGGACTGCACGAGGACTGCGTCCAGGCGAAACGCAGATTCCTCGCAGTACGCAAGCGTGGGGGATCGAGTTTGAATCCTACAAGGAATACACGCCTGGGGACGATTTCCGTTATGTTGATTGGAATGCAGTCGGTCGTCTCAATCAGTTAGTGGTGCGAACGTTTACTGCCGAACGGGAAATTCCCTACTATCTCTTTCTCGATAGCAGCGCGTCGATGGGCGCGCCGGTCATGGATCAGAAGTTTACTTTTGCTTCTGACCTTGCCACGGCGCTTGGTTACGTTGTGGTCAACAACAATGACCCCCTCCGTTTGGTCGTTCTGACCGCTCCAGACAAAGGCCACCCCCCTTTCCGGGTTGCCCCGGTGCTGCGACACCGAAGCCACTTCTCGCGCCTCCCGGCGTTTCTGGCGACGCTGGTACCGCAAGGCAAAACCTATCTGCGTGAGGCCTTACGAGCGTATGCCGAGCAAACGCGTGAACCTGGTGTCGCGTTCGTCATCTCAGACTTTTTGCTCGAAGCGCCAGTCTATGAAGAAGCTCTGCTGCTGATGAAAGCACGTGGCTATGAGGTCAAAGTCATTCGCGTGCTGGGAGCTGCGGAATTGTCGCCAGAGAAACTGTTTCGCCGTGGCAAATTATATGATGTCGAAGACGGTCGAGAGCGCTGGATATCGCTCTCGAAGGCGCATCTACAGCAGTATCAAGGGGCCCTTCAGGCGCACTTGACCGCGTTGCAGCAGTTTTGCCATCAGCATCAAATCCTGTACGCACAAGTGTCGACAGATACGAATCTGACAACCGTCGTTAGTGAAGAACTGACACGCGCCGGATTACTGGCGTTTCGCTAGATCGCACTATGGGAATCCTTAATCCAGCCGCATTACCGTTACTAGCCGTTCTCGGGATTCTCGTCCTCATTTATCTACGAGAGCGTTGGCGCACGCGCATTGAAGTGCCGAGCATGCTCTTCTGGAGTCTCGTCAAAGAAGACAAAGCACGAGTGCGACGTTTCACCCCTAGTCTGTTATTTTTACTGCAAGCGCTGTTGTTAGCGCTCCTGATTGGCGGAGTCCTCCATCCATTTCGCTCACAAATCGTGACCGAGACGCGAGGGAACCGCCACATTCTCGTGATCGACACGTCAGCGAGCATGCAGGCACGGGAAGGACGCACGCAACGGTTTGACCTTGCTCGTGATCAAGCAAAAAAAGTCGTGCAATCATTCAATGTTCTCGATGAGGTCATGCTTATCAGTGTGAGTACCCGCCCACTGGTCGTCAGCGGCCTCACTAAGGATCACCTGTTGATTCTCCATTTACTGGAAACCCTCAAACCCGTAGATACGGGTACCAATCTCGACTTAGGCATCGAGTTGGCCCTGGCTCAACGCGACCGGGAAGGACGACAAGGGCAGATTTATGTGTTTACCGACCAACCGACCAACGTCTTGAATCTTTCCGCCGACAAGCTCAAAGAACTTGCGTATTACCGTGTGGGCAAAACTGATGACAACGTTGGCGTTGCCGCCCTACATCTGCACCAGAATCCGTTCCAAAGCTATTCGCAGGCACAGGCCTATGTGGTCGTGCGTAATTATGCCGCACGCCCGAAGACTGGCATCCTCACCGTGCGGTTGAATGAGAAACAAATGCTCCGCCGTGAGTTTACGCTTCCGGCGCGCGAAGCGACCTCGTTCTCGGTCAAAGGCTTTGAAGGGCCAGGGAAACTTATCGCGCAGATCGAAACTGACGATGCGCTGCGTATCGATAACCAGGCCCTCGCATGGTTGGCAGAGCTGCGTGATCGTCGCCTGGTTTTAGTTTCTGGTGTGAAAGGGTTGCAGGAAGAGATTACGCGGGTGAGTGAAGCGATCCCTGGCTTAATTCTTACCGTGCTGACCCCCGAGCGGTTCTCTCCAGCGGAAGTCCGGCCCCAGGATGTTGTGCTGTTCCACCAATTTGTTCCCAGTGCCACTGTGTCAGCGAACAGTTTGTATGTGTTTCCTCAACCACAGAATCCACTCTTTCCTGCCGTTGCTGAAGCCGAGGATGTGAGCATTCTTGATTGGCGTGAAGAACACGAAATGCTGCGTAATCTGCACTATGTTGACGCCCTTCCGCTCAAGAAAGCGCGAGTGTTGGCGTTACCTTCGTGGGCCCAAGTGCTGATCTCTTCGCGCACGAAGACGAGCGAAGTCCCGCTGGCGTTCACTGGAGAAAAAGATGGTCATCGCGTGGCGTGTTTTGCCTTCGATTTAGGGAAAGGAAATCTGACCAATTCGGATAACATGACCCTCCTTTTGCTGTTCCTCAACACGATGCGCTGGCTTTCGCCTGCTGATCCGACGACACCGACGCTCGTGCCGACCGGTGAAGCCTTTTTCTTGCCTCCAGGTGCAGGGCCGGATTCCCTACGTCTCCTTTCCCCGCAAGGTGAAGAGCAAAAGATTGAGACGGATGTGGTCGAAATCGACCGCGTTGGAGAGTATCGCCTCACCGGGAGTCGTTATCGGGGAACCCTCTATGCCAACTTGTTCGATGAACCGGAGTCGGATATTGGTCGGCGCGAGGAGAACAGTCAGCCTGTCACGATGACACAAGTTGCCGCCAAGGCACCGCAAGAATTGACGCAATCCGTACCGGTAGAATTCGGACGGACGCTGTATTATGGAGCAGTGAGTTTGATTTTGCTTGAATGGCTGTATTCATTATGGCGCTATTATCGCACGAGTAGAGCATGACCTACGAACTCTTTGGCACAACCTACACCATACTGCAGCCAGAATGGTTACGACTGCTCTGGCTGTTGCCGTTGTTATGGATACCGCTCTGGTGGCAGAAACGACGTGGTTTGCTGTTGAGTGCCTCACTGTTACGCACGTTGGCTGCGGTGCTGGTAACGGCTGCGCTTGCCGGCCTCAGCACGCAAACGACCTTGCCTGAACATAAGCTTTCGTTGGTTGCTGCCGTTGACGTGTCCGATAGCATCGCTGCTGAAGGGCGGACCTGGATGAAGGGGTATCTGGATCGTCTCACTCCGATGCTGGGACCGGATGACGAATTCTCTGCCTTGACGTTTGCCACTGACACGACATTGCTTGTTCCTCCCGGACCGATAAATGCGGTGCAGTTTCCACCTCAGAACTTTGCTCCTCTTCCCGCTGGACAAGGTGGAGGCACCAACCTGGCCAGAGCACTAGAACGGGCCTTCGCCTTGTATCCAGAAGGCGGCGAAAAACGACTCGTCCTGCTTACCGATGGGAACGAGACTGGTACGGCCAGTAAGCGCAATATCGCGCTGGCGAAACAGATGGGCATCAAAATCTTTCCGGTCATCCCGCCGTCGGGACAACATCCGGAGGTATCACTAGAGAAGTTTATCGCGCCACCTCTGGTCCGCGAAGGGAGTGCGTTTAGCCTGCGATTAGTCGTGCGCAACGGCAACGACAAAGCAGTCCGTGGAAGGGTATCGGTCCTCGCCAATGATCAATCGCTCACCCGTCAGGAACTGACGATTTCACCAGGGCTCTCGGTGCTCGAAATCCCCGCGCAGATTTCACAGAAGGGCAACTATCTGTTACGGGCTGAGATGACGGCCACGCCAGACACGATCCCTGGGAACAATCATCAGCAAGCGGCACTGGCTGTAACCGGCAAAGTACGGGCCCTCGTGATTACTGACAATCCCAAAACGCATCTGGCGCGGGCGCTCAAACTGAAAGAGGTTGAGGTCGAGTTTCGTCGTCCAGAAGGCATTCCCACCCAGCTGTCGGACTTGCTTGATTACAACTGTCTGGTGTTTGATGACGTGAGCCGTGGTGGCATCTCTGCCCAACAAATGACCGTCATTGAAAACTATGTCCGCGACTTTGGCGGTGGGTTCTTGATGGCTGGAGGGATGCGCGCGTTTGGTGATCTCAGCTACCAACACTCGATTATCGAGCGGGTGCTGCCGATCACTTTCCGTGAGCAGCGCCCAAAGAAAAAGAAGCGAACGCCGATCGCGCTGTTTGTGATTATCGATCGCTCGAACAGCATGGGGTACAACAGCAAAGTCCGCGGCTTGCATGACGGGCAGAAGATGCACTATGCCCAGAAAGCCGCAGTCGAACTGCTCGGCCAACTCCAGGATACCGATTACGCTGGAGCCATTGCCTTCGACTCAGAACCCTACACGCTCTCTCCCCTTACCCGGCTGACAGAAAACCGGGCTGATCTTGTAAGTAAAATTAGTCGCTTACAGTATGGCGGGGGCAC
This Deltaproteobacteria bacterium DNA region includes the following protein-coding sequences:
- a CDS encoding AAA family ATPase, with protein sequence MSEAPATQLINEFQETFRRIENELAKVVVGHGDLIRNILTAFFAGGHVLIEGVPGTGKTLIVRSLADVLNLSFNRIQFTVDLMPADITGTRMVMDRDDGRRDFVFVEGPVFAHVLLADEINRSTPKTQAALLEAMAEQQVTVAGATYRLPPPFFVMATLNPIEMEGTYPLPEAQLDRFFFKVRLTYPTHQEIQRIIGSTTTNTTEDLRPVFEHAEAPEKILSLRQLVRDVLVAPHIEEYISALIHATIPAGAKYLSTGDTAKTTLAKDDFVNRYVSFGSSPRGGQTLMLGAKVLALLDGRANVSYDDVDRLAVPTLNHRLVLNFAAEAENIDPNDIVTRIVQSARKIRR
- a CDS encoding DUF58 domain-containing protein — translated: MGVIDSTFLRQLDRLRVRVRTARGLRPGETQIPRSTQAWGIEFESYKEYTPGDDFRYVDWNAVGRLNQLVVRTFTAEREIPYYLFLDSSASMGAPVMDQKFTFASDLATALGYVVVNNNDPLRLVVLTAPDKGHPPFRVAPVLRHRSHFSRLPAFLATLVPQGKTYLREALRAYAEQTREPGVAFVISDFLLEAPVYEEALLLMKARGYEVKVIRVLGAAELSPEKLFRRGKLYDVEDGRERWISLSKAHLQQYQGALQAHLTALQQFCHQHQILYAQVSTDTNLTTVVSEELTRAGLLAFR
- a CDS encoding VWA domain-containing protein → MGILNPAALPLLAVLGILVLIYLRERWRTRIEVPSMLFWSLVKEDKARVRRFTPSLLFLLQALLLALLIGGVLHPFRSQIVTETRGNRHILVIDTSASMQAREGRTQRFDLARDQAKKVVQSFNVLDEVMLISVSTRPLVVSGLTKDHLLILHLLETLKPVDTGTNLDLGIELALAQRDREGRQGQIYVFTDQPTNVLNLSADKLKELAYYRVGKTDDNVGVAALHLHQNPFQSYSQAQAYVVVRNYAARPKTGILTVRLNEKQMLRREFTLPAREATSFSVKGFEGPGKLIAQIETDDALRIDNQALAWLAELRDRRLVLVSGVKGLQEEITRVSEAIPGLILTVLTPERFSPAEVRPQDVVLFHQFVPSATVSANSLYVFPQPQNPLFPAVAEAEDVSILDWREEHEMLRNLHYVDALPLKKARVLALPSWAQVLISSRTKTSEVPLAFTGEKDGHRVACFAFDLGKGNLTNSDNMTLLLLFLNTMRWLSPADPTTPTLVPTGEAFFLPPGAGPDSLRLLSPQGEEQKIETDVVEIDRVGEYRLTGSRYRGTLYANLFDEPESDIGRREENSQPVTMTQVAAKAPQELTQSVPVEFGRTLYYGAVSLILLEWLYSLWRYYRTSRA
- a CDS encoding VWA domain-containing protein; protein product: MTYELFGTTYTILQPEWLRLLWLLPLLWIPLWWQKRRGLLLSASLLRTLAAVLVTAALAGLSTQTTLPEHKLSLVAAVDVSDSIAAEGRTWMKGYLDRLTPMLGPDDEFSALTFATDTTLLVPPGPINAVQFPPQNFAPLPAGQGGGTNLARALERAFALYPEGGEKRLVLLTDGNETGTASKRNIALAKQMGIKIFPVIPPSGQHPEVSLEKFIAPPLVREGSAFSLRLVVRNGNDKAVRGRVSVLANDQSLTRQELTISPGLSVLEIPAQISQKGNYLLRAEMTATPDTIPGNNHQQAALAVTGKVRALVITDNPKTHLARALKLKEVEVEFRRPEGIPTQLSDLLDYNCLVFDDVSRGGISAQQMTVIENYVRDFGGGFLMAGGMRAFGDLSYQHSIIERVLPITFREQRPKKKKRTPIALFVIIDRSNSMGYNSKVRGLHDGQKMHYAQKAAVELLGQLQDTDYAGAIAFDSEPYTLSPLTRLTENRADLVSKISRLQYGGGTDFYNALETAADQLGQMRGAIRHIILLTDGDSNRSATDHYPLVATIAQRQITITTIRIGDDTVNLQLLSFMSEKTGGRFYHVADVEMLPQLLIKDTRQAMREKDDDKDSPKEIVPRVGERGQVLQGLSDFPSLDEYMLTKLKDGADVQLYTDVHTEHDPLLATWQYGLGKVVAVTFDPSGSGSADWIRWEGFGKFWSQAVRWAIRDETPWDYRISARRRGERTILQAESYDNEEDSFLLARLPRGSQTDEVSLFPVAPRVYEAVLPRKRQGNLQVTLLKRKNGKVVNQKNETVMVGQAPGEVLDEYRQQEPNRALLRELAEGTGGSIDPDLNALVSQKREGQKTLIHSLENPLMIAALFLLFGDIALRVLFGPQA